The following coding sequences are from one Limnobacter sp. SAORIC-580 window:
- the yidD gene encoding membrane protein insertion efficiency factor YidD, which produces MCSRSFRSSGVVDRTPTTFQRSLTARAITALIRGYQLAVSPLFPPSCRFYPSCSEYALEAVKIHGAWKGAALSLGRICRCNPWNAGGLDPVPETRRTSRDS; this is translated from the coding sequence GTGTGCAGTAGGTCATTCAGATCGAGCGGCGTGGTGGATAGAACTCCAACAACTTTTCAACGATCTCTCACGGCGCGTGCCATCACAGCACTGATCCGTGGCTATCAGCTTGCTGTAAGTCCTCTTTTCCCGCCTTCTTGCCGTTTTTACCCCAGTTGCTCGGAATATGCCCTTGAAGCAGTTAAAATTCATGGCGCATGGAAAGGCGCGGCTTTGTCTTTAGGCCGCATTTGTCGATGCAATCCCTGGAATGCTGGCGGTTTGGACCCTGTTCCTGAAACACGCCGCACCAGTCGCGACTCTTAG
- the mnmE gene encoding tRNA uridine-5-carboxymethylaminomethyl(34) synthesis GTPase MnmE, with protein MSLHQPQHGDPIVAIATAPGKGGVGVVRFSFPSPSSFQAFCTAFCGKLPKPRLATLLTLRDFDQHAIDEGIALLFNAPASFTGENVLEFQGHGGQAVLQGVVGHALALARQLNIPLRHAMPGEFTQRAFLNDKLDLAQAEAVADLIDAGSIATAKAAAASLSGVFSKQVNALADRIVHLRLLLEATLDFPEEEIEFLEKADAKGQLADILNAHRQLLGAAQEGVKFRDGLQIVLVGEPNVGKSSLLNALAGEEIAIVSAIAGTTRDRIKQELNIRGVPLVLVDTAGLRDTADEVERIGIARTRKSVEEADLLLILKDATQGLQDALNTHLELPLHLPTITVLNKVDLLPKVPQLLNDVLPVSAKNGLGLEQLKDAILAKVGIAHTPDHGFMARQRHVDALMVCGQHLAVAHEFAQQDDRILDLFAEELRLAHDALGEITGRMLPDDLLGLIFSRFCIGK; from the coding sequence TTGAGTCTGCACCAGCCACAGCACGGTGATCCCATCGTCGCCATCGCCACCGCGCCGGGCAAGGGCGGGGTGGGGGTGGTGCGGTTTTCTTTTCCTTCCCCCTCTAGTTTTCAGGCCTTTTGTACGGCATTTTGCGGCAAGTTGCCCAAACCCCGCCTGGCAACTCTTTTAACGCTTCGTGATTTCGATCAGCATGCCATCGATGAAGGCATTGCCCTGTTGTTCAATGCACCCGCATCGTTCACTGGTGAGAATGTGCTTGAGTTTCAGGGCCATGGTGGTCAAGCGGTGTTGCAAGGTGTGGTGGGGCATGCCCTGGCCTTGGCCCGGCAGCTGAATATTCCGTTGCGCCACGCCATGCCAGGTGAGTTTACGCAACGCGCATTTTTAAACGACAAGCTTGATCTGGCCCAGGCCGAAGCGGTGGCCGATTTGATCGATGCCGGTTCTATAGCCACTGCCAAAGCCGCTGCGGCTTCGTTAAGTGGTGTGTTTTCGAAGCAGGTGAATGCGCTGGCCGATCGCATTGTGCATTTGCGTTTGCTGCTCGAAGCCACACTTGATTTCCCTGAAGAGGAAATCGAATTTCTTGAGAAGGCAGATGCCAAAGGTCAACTTGCGGATATCTTGAACGCACATCGACAGTTGCTCGGTGCAGCGCAGGAAGGAGTGAAGTTTCGCGATGGCTTGCAAATTGTGCTGGTGGGCGAACCCAATGTGGGCAAGTCGAGTTTGCTAAACGCTTTGGCCGGCGAGGAAATCGCAATCGTGTCGGCCATTGCGGGCACCACACGTGATCGAATCAAACAGGAACTGAATATTCGCGGCGTACCTTTGGTGCTGGTTGACACGGCGGGTTTGCGTGACACTGCAGATGAGGTGGAAAGAATCGGCATAGCGCGAACCCGAAAGTCGGTGGAAGAAGCCGATTTGTTGCTTATTTTGAAAGACGCAACACAGGGTCTTCAGGATGCATTGAATACCCACCTTGAACTGCCTCTTCATTTGCCCACCATCACCGTGTTGAACAAGGTTGATTTGCTGCCTAAGGTGCCACAATTGTTGAATGATGTATTGCCGGTATCTGCAAAGAACGGTTTGGGACTGGAGCAGTTAAAAGACGCCATACTGGCCAAGGTGGGCATTGCCCACACGCCGGACCATGGTTTCATGGCACGGCAACGACACGTCGATGCCTTGATGGTGTGTGGTCAGCATTTGGCAGTTGCGCATGAGTTTGCGCAACAGGACGATCGGATTCTGGATTTGTTTGCTGAAGAGTTGCGCCTGGCGCATGATGCTTTGGGAGAAATCACCGGGCGTATGCTGCCCGATGATTTGCTGGGATTGATTTTCAGCCGGTTCTGTATCGGCAAGTAA
- a CDS encoding response regulator transcription factor translates to MKNQKILVLEDHPLISMVIEDVCKDMAPHAQIHVATSLVQAREHLFEKPDLIIFDLTLTDSKGQQTIDWLDSMFPKVCGLIYTGFVNEDIQTRAAHSGYSVVEKTCSQSTLAHEIESVLFKSGILNGSSSDSAPANEHQSNIVAYPGAKPLTWRQVEIMRMTAEGLSAKMVAQRIGLSPETVRGHIREIFKRLEVSNKAQAVNVFLKAERSVKMKLND, encoded by the coding sequence ATGAAAAATCAAAAAATATTGGTGCTCGAAGATCATCCGCTGATTTCGATGGTGATCGAGGACGTCTGCAAAGACATGGCCCCTCACGCCCAAATTCATGTGGCGACCAGTCTGGTTCAAGCCCGCGAACACTTGTTTGAAAAACCTGACCTGATTATCTTTGATCTTACCCTCACCGATTCCAAGGGACAGCAAACGATAGACTGGCTGGACTCCATGTTCCCGAAAGTGTGTGGGTTGATTTATACCGGTTTTGTGAATGAGGACATTCAAACCCGCGCCGCGCACTCGGGCTACTCGGTGGTGGAGAAAACCTGTAGCCAGTCGACTTTGGCCCATGAAATTGAGTCTGTGCTTTTTAAATCCGGCATTTTGAATGGCAGTTCATCCGACAGCGCGCCGGCCAACGAACACCAATCCAATATTGTGGCCTATCCCGGCGCAAAACCATTGACTTGGCGACAAGTGGAAATCATGAGAATGACTGCTGAAGGTTTGTCTGCAAAAATGGTTGCGCAGCGAATTGGGCTCAGTCCGGAAACCGTGCGTGGTCATATTCGGGAAATTTTCAAACGCTTGGAAGTATCGAACAAGGCGCAGGCGGTGAACGTGTTTCTGAAGGCTGAACGCAGCGTGAAAATGAAGCTGAACGATTGA
- a CDS encoding ribonuclease P protein component, producing the protein MGSGSHATKITRSETFGGLLKTRPVAKTDRLMLHALFEDTPPQFGILIPKRLAKRAVDRNTLKRLIRHACQEALGNYQGKFLVRLSKPVCAVGHSDRAAWWIELQQLFNDLSRRVPSQH; encoded by the coding sequence GTGGGTTCTGGGTCGCATGCGACAAAAATCACTCGATCTGAAACATTTGGTGGTCTGTTAAAAACCAGGCCAGTGGCCAAAACAGATCGATTGATGCTTCACGCACTGTTCGAAGACACCCCACCGCAGTTCGGAATACTGATCCCGAAGCGCTTGGCCAAACGGGCCGTGGATCGAAATACGCTAAAACGTTTGATCCGCCATGCCTGCCAAGAAGCATTGGGTAACTACCAAGGCAAATTCCTGGTTCGCTTAAGCAAACCAGTGTGTGCAGTAGGTCATTCAGATCGAGCGGCGTGGTGGATAGAACTCCAACAACTTTTCAACGATCTCTCACGGCGCGTGCCATCACAGCACTGA
- the rpmH gene encoding 50S ribosomal protein L34, translated as MKRTYQPSKVRRQRTHGFLVRSRTRGGRAVLRARRSKGRARLSV; from the coding sequence ATGAAACGCACTTATCAACCTTCTAAAGTTCGCCGTCAAAGAACACACGGCTTTTTGGTACGTTCACGCACCCGTGGTGGTCGTGCCGTGCTGCGCGCACGTCGCTCCAAAGGCCGTGCACGTTTGTCCGTTTAA
- the yidC gene encoding membrane protein insertase YidC encodes METRRLVLLMIFSLSLIMLWDNYQASIGKPTLFGLSTGAQTSDKGDATKAGGSSAGSGAANDLPQAVAPTAGDVPADPNAIASGTAEAAPAAQTITVKNDVLELQFSSQGAQLITSKLLNHPAAENPELPVQLFEQTANRTYVGQAGLVGVPDAPNHRTLFELVSGSTEFAPGQDQLKLVFKATSGGVENTTTYTIFKNRYDIDLVINARNAGVEPVSPSAYVQITRDGNPLESDSSLYATFTGPAVYTPEKKYQKIDFEDIADRSADYVKTADSGWLAMIQHYFVSAIIGQDGPRENYTRQVDSNLYSIGLVSSLGTLAPEQTATYTAKLYTGPQDQSVLEALSPGLDLVVDYGWLTVIAQPIYWLLEKIHSYIGNWGWAIVVLTILIKLVFFPLSAASYKSMAKMRKVGPRMQKLKEQYGDDKMGFQRAMMEMYKREKINPLGGCMPILIQIPVFIALYWVLLASVEMRNAPWLGWVTDLAAPDPFYILPVIMAVTMFIQTKLNPTPPDPVQAKIMMIMPLVFSVMFIFFPAGLVLYWVVNNILSIAQQWVITRQIESAPATAR; translated from the coding sequence ATGGAAACGCGCAGGCTAGTCCTCTTGATGATATTCAGTTTGTCTCTCATCATGCTTTGGGACAATTATCAGGCTTCTATTGGTAAGCCAACCTTGTTCGGCCTCAGCACTGGCGCGCAAACCAGCGACAAAGGCGATGCTACCAAGGCTGGCGGTTCGTCAGCTGGCTCCGGCGCGGCCAATGACTTGCCTCAGGCAGTGGCTCCAACGGCTGGTGATGTTCCAGCTGATCCGAATGCAATCGCTTCAGGCACTGCGGAAGCCGCACCCGCTGCGCAAACCATTACTGTTAAAAACGATGTGCTTGAACTGCAGTTTTCAAGCCAGGGCGCACAACTGATTACTTCAAAGCTGCTGAATCACCCTGCTGCCGAGAATCCGGAATTGCCGGTTCAACTGTTTGAACAAACAGCCAATCGAACCTATGTTGGCCAAGCTGGCTTGGTAGGTGTACCTGACGCGCCCAACCACCGTACCTTGTTTGAACTGGTGTCGGGTTCTACCGAGTTTGCGCCCGGCCAGGATCAATTAAAGCTTGTATTCAAAGCCACAAGCGGTGGTGTTGAAAACACAACCACTTACACCATTTTCAAGAATCGCTACGACATTGACCTTGTGATCAATGCACGCAACGCAGGTGTTGAGCCGGTATCACCCAGTGCTTATGTACAAATTACCCGCGATGGCAACCCGCTTGAAAGCGATTCTTCCCTGTACGCAACTTTCACGGGCCCGGCTGTTTACACACCCGAGAAGAAATACCAGAAGATCGACTTTGAAGACATCGCCGATCGCAGTGCAGACTATGTAAAAACCGCTGATTCCGGCTGGCTTGCCATGATTCAGCACTACTTTGTGTCGGCCATTATTGGTCAGGATGGTCCCCGCGAGAATTACACGCGCCAGGTAGATTCCAACCTGTATTCCATTGGTTTGGTCAGCAGCCTCGGCACTTTGGCGCCCGAACAAACGGCGACGTACACAGCCAAACTGTATACCGGTCCGCAAGATCAAAGTGTGCTGGAAGCCCTGTCACCCGGGCTGGACCTGGTAGTGGATTATGGCTGGCTCACTGTAATTGCCCAGCCCATCTATTGGTTACTGGAAAAAATTCACAGTTACATTGGCAATTGGGGCTGGGCCATTGTGGTACTGACCATTTTGATCAAGTTGGTGTTTTTCCCCTTGTCAGCAGCCAGTTACAAATCTATGGCTAAAATGCGCAAAGTTGGCCCGCGCATGCAAAAGCTGAAGGAACAATATGGCGATGACAAAATGGGCTTCCAGCGCGCCATGATGGAAATGTACAAACGCGAGAAAATCAACCCCTTGGGCGGTTGTATGCCCATTCTGATTCAGATTCCCGTGTTCATTGCCCTGTACTGGGTGTTGCTGGCCAGTGTAGAAATGCGCAATGCGCCTTGGTTGGGTTGGGTAACCGATTTGGCTGCGCCGGACCCCTTCTATATTCTGCCTGTGATCATGGCGGTGACCATGTTCATTCAAACCAAGTTGAACCCAACGCCACCCGATCCCGTTCAAGCCAAAATCATGATGATCATGCCCTTGGTGTTCTCGGTCATGTTTATTTTCTTCCCGGCAGGTTTGGTGTTGTACTGGGTTGTAAACAACATTTTGTCCATTGCCCAACAATGGGTAATTACGCGTCAAATTGAGTCTGCACCAGCCACAGCACGGTGA